From the genome of Geothrix sp. 21YS21S-4, one region includes:
- a CDS encoding NADH-quinone oxidoreductase subunit J, which produces MFITFALITLLGALGMLAQKNVVVAGLCMVATFFGVAGLFVLLANPVAAALQMIVYSGAIMVLVLFVIMMLNSHEEEKAQSSRPVQRWLSVALVAALAFGSVKLVLASQGLKDLAARGADLPQAMNLHRVGTALFADHLLGFEVAGLLLLAAMVGAVALTKRNL; this is translated from the coding sequence ATGTTCATCACCTTTGCCCTCATCACGCTCCTGGGCGCCCTGGGGATGCTGGCCCAGAAGAACGTCGTCGTGGCCGGCCTGTGCATGGTGGCCACCTTCTTCGGCGTCGCCGGGCTGTTCGTCCTGCTCGCCAATCCCGTGGCCGCGGCGCTCCAGATGATCGTCTACAGCGGCGCCATCATGGTCCTGGTGCTGTTCGTGATCATGATGCTGAACAGCCACGAGGAGGAGAAGGCCCAGAGCTCCCGGCCCGTCCAGCGCTGGCTGTCCGTGGCGCTGGTGGCCGCTCTGGCCTTCGGCTCGGTGAAGCTGGTCCTGGCCTCCCAGGGGCTGAAGGACCTGGCCGCCCGGGGCGCGGATCTGCCCCAGGCCATGAACCTGCATCGCGTGGGCACGGCCCTGTTCGCCGACCACCTCCTGGGCTTCGAAGTGGCGGGCCTCCTGCTGCTGGCGGCCATGGTCGGGGCCGTGGCGCTGACGAAACGGAACCTGTGA
- the nuoH gene encoding NADH-quinone oxidoreductase subunit NuoH has product MDKLASLLHTTPSIAWMVAKLVIVFGGVFALAAIWTWVERRGSAMIQDRIGPNRTALFGKIRIIGLAQPLADGIKFFFKEDLVPHDATKRLFWLAPFLALVPALMGFAVIPFGRSFVSGGQTYHLALLDPGNGMGMLYPLAIGGMAVYGVLVAAWSSNNKWSILGGMRSSATMVSYEIGMSLAVVAVFMRAGGYDPSEVIGAQSHLPWAWNIVRQPLGFLVFFTCMFAETNRLPFDFAEGESEIVAGFNTEYGSMKFSLLALSEYCHLMTASALIATLYFGGWQVPFVKDPTVMLSVASFVLKLLFFAWVFVWIRWTLPRFRYDQLMHLGWKVMLPLSMANLVFHAWRMSQGH; this is encoded by the coding sequence ATGGACAAGCTCGCGAGCCTGCTTCACACCACGCCTTCCATCGCCTGGATGGTGGCGAAACTCGTCATTGTCTTCGGCGGCGTGTTTGCCCTGGCGGCCATCTGGACGTGGGTGGAACGCCGCGGGTCGGCGATGATCCAGGACCGCATCGGGCCCAACCGCACGGCGCTCTTCGGGAAGATCCGGATCATCGGCCTCGCCCAGCCCCTGGCGGACGGGATCAAGTTCTTCTTCAAGGAGGACCTCGTCCCCCACGACGCCACGAAGCGCCTGTTCTGGCTGGCTCCCTTCCTGGCCCTCGTGCCCGCCCTGATGGGCTTCGCGGTGATCCCCTTCGGGCGCAGCTTCGTCAGCGGCGGCCAGACCTACCACCTGGCCCTGCTCGATCCGGGCAACGGGATGGGGATGCTGTATCCCCTGGCCATCGGCGGCATGGCGGTTTACGGCGTCCTGGTGGCGGCCTGGTCCAGCAACAACAAGTGGTCGATCCTGGGCGGGATGCGCTCCTCGGCCACCATGGTGAGCTACGAGATCGGGATGAGCCTCGCGGTGGTCGCGGTCTTCATGCGGGCCGGCGGCTACGATCCCTCCGAGGTGATCGGTGCCCAGAGCCACCTCCCCTGGGCGTGGAATATCGTGCGGCAGCCCCTGGGCTTCCTGGTGTTCTTCACCTGCATGTTCGCCGAGACGAACCGCCTCCCCTTCGATTTTGCCGAGGGCGAGAGCGAGATCGTGGCGGGCTTCAACACCGAATACGGGAGCATGAAGTTCAGCCTGCTGGCGCTTTCCGAGTACTGCCACCTGATGACGGCCTCGGCCCTCATCGCGACGCTCTACTTCGGCGGGTGGCAGGTGCCCTTCGTGAAGGACCCCACGGTGATGCTGTCCGTGGCCAGCTTCGTCCTGAAGCTCCTGTTCTTCGCGTGGGTCTTCGTGTGGATCCGGTGGACCCTTCCCCGGTTCCGCTACGACCAGCTCATGCATCTGGGATGGAAGGTGATGCTGCCGCTGTCCATGGCCAACCTGGTCTTCCACGCCTGGCGCATGAGCCAGGGCCACTGA
- a CDS encoding NADH-quinone oxidoreductase subunit I translates to MGVVVKKVELSWLDRTYVWPVMKGMGITFGHFIRQVLTPTSKRYTIQYPEMKKEMPSGYRGLHELKRFEDGAIKCVACFMCQEACPARCISIEAEEFSDLNATQGFEEKRPAKFSIDMLRCIYCGMCEEACPKDAIWLRNDYELASYDRLSMLYGKWDLMNTYAEADGKAEIAEDPTPSVPRRTIAW, encoded by the coding sequence ATGGGCGTCGTCGTCAAGAAAGTCGAGCTGAGCTGGCTGGACCGCACCTACGTCTGGCCGGTGATGAAGGGCATGGGTATCACCTTCGGCCACTTCATCCGCCAGGTCCTCACGCCCACCTCGAAGCGGTACACGATCCAGTACCCCGAGATGAAGAAGGAGATGCCCAGCGGCTACCGCGGCCTCCACGAGCTGAAGCGGTTCGAGGACGGCGCCATCAAGTGCGTGGCCTGCTTCATGTGCCAAGAGGCGTGCCCGGCGCGGTGCATCAGCATCGAGGCCGAGGAGTTCAGCGACCTGAACGCCACCCAGGGCTTCGAGGAGAAGCGGCCCGCCAAGTTCAGCATCGACATGCTGCGATGCATCTACTGCGGCATGTGCGAAGAGGCCTGCCCCAAGGATGCGATCTGGCTCCGCAACGACTACGAGCTGGCCTCCTATGACCGGCTGTCGATGCTGTACGGCAAGTGGGACCTGATGAACACCTACGCCGAGGCCGACGGCAAGGCCGAGATCGCCGAGGATCCCACCCCCTCCGTGCCGCGCCGCACGATCGCCTGGTAG